In the Acidovorax sp. A79 genome, one interval contains:
- a CDS encoding M20/M25/M40 family metallo-hydrolase, which produces MHHPQRRPHSAPSFVRPLMASLALAFAAALAHAAPVADVHALAQKEQQPLLDTLRDLVHIESGSKDIEGLNQIAERIASQLKQLGGTVDVLQTSDIYRLDDTPEKVGPAVQAVFKGTGSKKIMLIAHMDTVYLKGMLKGQPFRIDGDKAYGLGISDDKQGIALIIHTVALLQKLSFKDYGTLTVLINGDEEISSPGWRSTITRVASEQDVVLSFEGGGTDGTLRLATSGIGAAYLTVQGKASHAGAKPEDGVNALYELSHQLLQMKDLSKNDEGLKLNWTVSKSGTNRNVIPAEATAQADARALKVADFDGLEKSLQEKIKTRLLPASKVDVKFEVRRPPLEASEASRRVAGYGKVIYQELGLPLNVVEKATGGGTDAAFAALKTKGAVVEGMGLSGYGAHSNDAEYVQINTIVPRLYLATRMIMDISRDRLK; this is translated from the coding sequence ATGCACCATCCGCAGCGCCGCCCACACTCAGCCCCTTCGTTTGTCCGCCCCCTGATGGCCTCGCTGGCGCTGGCGTTTGCCGCCGCCCTGGCCCACGCTGCGCCGGTGGCTGATGTCCATGCGCTGGCCCAGAAGGAGCAGCAGCCGCTGCTCGACACCCTGCGCGACCTGGTGCACATCGAGTCCGGCAGCAAGGACATCGAAGGCTTGAATCAGATCGCCGAGCGCATTGCCAGCCAGCTCAAGCAACTGGGCGGCACGGTGGACGTGCTGCAGACCAGCGACATCTACCGCCTGGACGACACGCCCGAGAAGGTGGGCCCTGCCGTGCAGGCCGTGTTCAAGGGCACGGGCAGCAAGAAGATCATGCTCATCGCGCACATGGACACGGTGTACCTGAAAGGCATGCTCAAAGGCCAGCCGTTCCGCATCGATGGCGACAAGGCCTATGGCCTGGGCATTTCGGACGACAAGCAGGGCATCGCGCTCATCATCCATACCGTGGCCTTGCTGCAAAAGCTCAGCTTCAAGGACTACGGCACGCTCACCGTGCTGATCAATGGCGACGAGGAAATCAGCTCGCCCGGCTGGCGCAGCACCATCACCCGTGTGGCGTCCGAGCAGGACGTGGTGTTGTCGTTCGAAGGCGGCGGCACCGACGGCACGCTGCGCCTGGCCACCAGCGGCATCGGGGCGGCCTACCTCACGGTGCAGGGCAAGGCATCGCACGCCGGGGCCAAGCCCGAGGATGGCGTGAACGCGCTGTACGAACTGTCGCACCAGTTGCTGCAGATGAAGGACCTGTCGAAGAACGACGAAGGACTCAAGCTCAACTGGACCGTCTCCAAGTCCGGCACCAACCGCAATGTGATCCCCGCAGAAGCCACGGCCCAGGCCGATGCCCGCGCGCTCAAGGTGGCGGACTTTGACGGGTTGGAGAAATCGCTGCAGGAGAAGATCAAGACCCGGCTGCTGCCCGCCTCCAAGGTGGACGTGAAGTTCGAGGTGCGCCGGCCGCCGCTCGAAGCCAGCGAGGCATCGCGCCGTGTGGCCGGTTACGGCAAGGTCATCTACCAGGAGTTGGGCCTGCCGCTCAACGTGGTCGAGAAAGCCACCGGGGGCGGCACCGATGCGGCCTTTGCGGCGCTCAAGACCAAGGGCGCGGTGGTGGAGGGTATGGGCCTGTCGGGCTACGGCGCCCACTCCAATGATGCGGAGTACGTGCAGATCAACACCATCGTGCCGCGTCTGTACCTGGCCACGCGCATGATCATGGACATCTCGCGCGACAGGCTGAAGTGA
- a CDS encoding LysR substrate-binding domain-containing protein has protein sequence MNQSILEVRHLRTLVALRDSGSLVRAAQLLNLTQSALSHQIKLLEDRYGQPLFERKSVPPQFTAVGERLLALADAMLPQVEGAERDIARLVLGQGGQMRIAVECHTCFDWLMPAMDAFRTRWPEVELDIVSGFHADPVGLLHQGRADVAIVSEVDVDEAGVDYHALFGFEIRALLANTHPLVARPHLVAQDFADQTIITYPVPDEMLDLIRQVLEPAGVRPPRRTTELTVAMLQLVASGRGVAALPLWAVQSYLDRGYVTARPIGARGLRGELHAACLPSLSAKPYLQDFVQVTRETSFVTLKGVELL, from the coding sequence ATGAACCAGTCGATTCTGGAAGTGCGCCACCTGCGCACCCTGGTCGCCCTGCGCGACAGCGGCAGCCTGGTGCGGGCCGCACAGCTGCTCAACCTCACGCAGTCGGCGCTGTCGCACCAGATCAAGCTGCTGGAGGACCGCTATGGCCAGCCGCTGTTTGAGCGCAAGTCCGTCCCGCCGCAGTTCACCGCCGTGGGCGAACGCCTGCTGGCCCTGGCCGATGCCATGCTGCCGCAGGTGGAGGGAGCCGAGCGCGACATTGCCCGCCTGGTATTGGGGCAGGGCGGGCAGATGCGCATTGCGGTGGAATGCCACACCTGTTTTGACTGGCTGATGCCCGCCATGGATGCGTTTCGCACCCGCTGGCCCGAGGTGGAGCTGGACATCGTGAGTGGCTTTCACGCCGACCCCGTGGGCCTGCTGCACCAGGGCCGGGCCGACGTGGCCATCGTGTCGGAGGTGGATGTCGACGAGGCGGGCGTGGACTACCACGCGCTGTTTGGCTTCGAGATCCGCGCGCTGCTGGCCAACACGCACCCGCTGGTCGCCAGGCCGCACCTGGTGGCGCAGGACTTTGCCGACCAGACCATCATCACCTACCCCGTGCCGGACGAAATGCTGGACTTGATCCGCCAGGTGCTGGAGCCCGCCGGGGTGCGCCCCCCGCGCCGCACCACCGAGCTGACGGTGGCCATGCTGCAGTTGGTGGCCAGCGGGCGCGGCGTGGCGGCGCTGCCGCTGTGGGCGGTGCAGAGTTACCTGGACCGGGGGTATGTGACGGCCAGGCCCATCGGAGCCCGGGGGTTGCGGGGCGAACTGCACGCCGCCTGCCTGCCCAGCCTGTCGGCCAAGCCGTACCTGCAGGACTTTGTGCAGGTCACGCGCGAGACGAGTTTTGTCACGCTCAAGGGCGTGGAGTTGTTGTGA
- a CDS encoding MarR family winged helix-turn-helix transcriptional regulator encodes MTSARPTPSIQGFYSPDHLQPEDSVGYLMRKVMSSIRTQADAQLAPRDLTYAQWLPLYKISRCDKTTVASLARDLETDPASMTRALDRLEAKGLVLRERSTTDRRVVQLALTAEGQAVAAQVPAVLADVLNGHLSDFTHDEWQLLLRMLRRMLANGEALRQQPPAQP; translated from the coding sequence ATGACTTCCGCGCGCCCCACCCCCTCGATCCAGGGCTTCTACAGCCCCGACCACCTCCAGCCCGAGGACAGCGTGGGCTACCTCATGCGCAAGGTGATGTCCTCCATCCGCACCCAGGCGGATGCGCAGCTGGCTCCGCGCGACCTGACCTACGCCCAGTGGCTGCCGCTGTACAAGATCTCGCGCTGCGACAAGACCACGGTGGCCAGCCTCGCCCGCGACCTGGAGACCGATCCGGCGTCGATGACCCGGGCACTCGACCGGCTCGAAGCCAAGGGCCTGGTGCTGCGCGAGCGTTCCACCACGGACCGCCGCGTGGTGCAACTCGCGCTCACGGCCGAAGGCCAGGCCGTGGCCGCCCAGGTGCCCGCCGTGCTGGCCGACGTGCTCAACGGCCACCTGAGCGACTTCACCCACGATGAATGGCAGCTGCTGCTGCGCATGCTGCGCCGCATGCTGGCCAATGGCGAAGCGCTGCGCCAGCAGCCGCCCGCGCAGCCCTGA
- a CDS encoding nuclear transport factor 2 family protein: MSHPPIDTVRTYLAHLHASHTDGLIACFEDDGMVHSPFLGTMRARGFFQKLAQASSRSVITVLDLFVSAQPESGGAMRVAAYFRYDWTLNDGREVTFTCVDVFTFDAGSTRIRDMNIVYDTHPLREEVGDKYAPDPITTTPRP; this comes from the coding sequence ATGAGCCATCCCCCCATCGACACCGTCCGCACCTACCTCGCCCACCTGCATGCCAGTCATACCGACGGGCTGATTGCCTGTTTTGAAGACGATGGCATGGTGCATTCGCCCTTTCTGGGCACCATGCGCGCGAGGGGCTTTTTCCAAAAGCTCGCCCAGGCTTCCAGCCGCAGCGTGATCACCGTGCTGGATCTGTTCGTCTCTGCCCAACCAGAAAGCGGCGGTGCCATGCGGGTCGCCGCCTATTTCCGCTACGACTGGACCTTGAACGATGGCCGCGAGGTGACATTCACCTGCGTGGATGTATTCACGTTCGACGCGGGCAGCACCCGCATCCGCGACATGAACATCGTCTACGACACCCACCCGCTGCGCGAAGAGGTGGGCGACAAGTACGCGCCGGATCCAATCACAACAACTCCACGCCCTTGA
- a CDS encoding LysR family transcriptional regulator yields MYLRYLQYLRAVIEQGSFALAAKACGVSQPAISHGMKALQAHFAKPLLVREGRRHVPTDLARAVAAQALHLARGVEALPRASVAAADRYLLRVGLTSSAALVCGPLLYASWCLPNARRSLEMATADEGSLLEGLLQRRFDAVIAPKPRKFAHPDVAERPLYELHPQVYARKGHPWVRAQSLAQLQGAAWACVGPSVSGPVDVLTEAHRVRRMPAPKMSVRCPDFASLLHLVAQSDLLAVVPHPALLGGASTLVAPLRLAESLPLYGMWLFEPRGHKSRLSPEVFAPAG; encoded by the coding sequence ATGTATCTGCGCTACCTGCAATACCTCCGTGCGGTCATCGAACAGGGCTCGTTCGCCTTGGCGGCCAAGGCCTGCGGCGTGTCGCAGCCTGCGATCAGCCATGGCATGAAGGCACTGCAAGCCCACTTCGCGAAGCCCTTGCTGGTGCGCGAGGGGCGCCGCCATGTGCCCACCGACCTGGCCCGGGCTGTAGCCGCGCAGGCCCTGCACCTGGCGCGGGGGGTTGAGGCGCTGCCCCGCGCGTCAGTGGCTGCGGCAGACCGCTACTTGCTGCGGGTAGGGCTCACGTCTTCAGCGGCGCTGGTCTGTGGCCCGCTGCTGTATGCCAGCTGGTGCCTGCCCAACGCCCGGCGCTCGCTGGAGATGGCGACGGCCGATGAAGGCAGTCTGCTGGAGGGCCTGCTGCAGCGGCGCTTTGATGCGGTCATCGCCCCCAAACCGCGCAAGTTTGCGCATCCCGATGTGGCGGAGCGCCCCCTGTACGAGTTGCATCCCCAGGTCTATGCGCGCAAGGGCCACCCATGGGTCCGGGCCCAGTCGCTGGCGCAACTGCAGGGCGCTGCGTGGGCCTGTGTGGGGCCCAGTGTCAGCGGGCCGGTGGATGTGTTGACGGAAGCGCACCGTGTGCGCCGCATGCCCGCGCCCAAGATGTCCGTGCGCTGCCCCGACTTTGCCAGCCTGCTGCACCTGGTGGCGCAGTCCGACCTGCTGGCTGTTGTGCCGCACCCTGCGTTGCTGGGCGGTGCGTCCACGCTGGTGGCGCCCCTGCGGCTGGCGGAATCTCTGCCGCTGTATGGCATGTGGCTGTTTGAACCCCGGGGCCACAAGTCACGGCTGAGCCCCGAGGTGTTTGCGCCTGCGGGCTGA
- a CDS encoding 2-hydroxyacid dehydrogenase, producing the protein MTTTPPRILQIGRLPLPALEAELAARYSVACLAEQPDPAAFLASHGAEFTGVVTTAAIGLKGEVIAALPHLQVISSFGVGFDALDIDAAKARGVQVGYTPGVLNDCVADMAFALMLDVSRNLAASDRFVRRGEWPKARYALGSRVSGKRLGIVGMGRIGQAVADRAGGFRMQVGYHNRRQAEGCALPYFASLTALAQWADYLVLTVAGGAGTRHLVNRDVLDALGPNGYLVNVARGSVVDEAALIEALTERRIAGAGLDVFENEPTVPAALMALDNVVLTPHTASATHETRRAMADLVLENLESFYTTGAVLAPVPGTLVLE; encoded by the coding sequence ATGACCACGACTCCCCCTCGCATCCTGCAAATCGGCCGCCTGCCCCTTCCCGCGCTGGAGGCCGAACTGGCGGCCCGTTACAGCGTCGCCTGCCTGGCCGAACAGCCCGATCCAGCGGCTTTTCTGGCGTCACACGGTGCGGAGTTCACCGGGGTGGTGACCACCGCCGCCATCGGCCTCAAGGGCGAGGTCATCGCCGCGCTGCCCCACCTCCAGGTCATCAGCAGCTTTGGCGTGGGCTTTGACGCGCTGGACATCGATGCGGCCAAGGCGCGTGGCGTGCAGGTGGGCTACACGCCCGGCGTGCTCAACGACTGTGTGGCCGACATGGCGTTTGCGCTGATGCTGGATGTGTCGCGCAACCTTGCCGCCAGCGACCGTTTTGTGCGCCGTGGCGAATGGCCGAAGGCCAGGTATGCGCTCGGCAGCCGCGTGTCGGGCAAGCGCCTGGGCATCGTGGGCATGGGCCGCATCGGCCAGGCGGTGGCCGATCGTGCGGGCGGCTTCCGCATGCAGGTGGGCTACCACAACCGTCGGCAGGCCGAGGGCTGCGCACTCCCTTACTTCGCGTCCTTGACCGCGCTGGCGCAGTGGGCCGACTACCTGGTGCTGACCGTGGCGGGCGGCGCTGGCACGCGCCACCTCGTCAATCGCGATGTGCTGGATGCCCTGGGGCCGAACGGCTACCTCGTCAATGTGGCGCGCGGCAGCGTGGTGGACGAAGCCGCATTGATCGAAGCGCTGACCGAACGCCGCATCGCCGGTGCCGGGCTGGACGTGTTCGAGAACGAGCCCACCGTGCCCGCCGCGCTGATGGCGCTGGACAACGTGGTGCTGACGCCCCACACCGCCAGCGCCACGCACGAAACCCGACGCGCGATGGCCGACCTGGTGCTGGAAAACCTGGAATCGTTCTACACCACCGGTGCCGTGCTGGCGCCGGTGCCTGGCACCTTGGTACTTGAGTAA
- a CDS encoding ketopantoate reductase family protein → MTTAVSSSAPPTPGPLLRIAVMGAGAVGCYYGALLARAGHPVTLIGRPAHVQAVRERGLRLQTAVLDVQVPLAASTEASAVQGADVVLFCVKSSDSEDAARGMRPHLAPGALVLTLQNGVDNDERVRAVLGANTTVAAAVVYVATAMGGPGHVVHHGRGELVIAPSPRSGEAARQLTAAGIPTQVSDNVRGALWAKLVLNSAYNALSALSQQPYGPLVQVPGVTQVITDIVAECLAVAAADGVTIAGDVQAAVRGIAATMPGQFSSTAQDLARGKPTEIDHLNGYVVRRGAALGVPTPLNHALLVLVKLAEMKGAAG, encoded by the coding sequence ATGACCACAGCCGTTTCCTCCAGCGCCCCGCCCACCCCCGGCCCCTTGCTGCGCATCGCCGTCATGGGCGCGGGGGCGGTGGGCTGCTACTACGGCGCGCTGCTGGCACGCGCCGGGCACCCGGTGACGCTCATTGGCCGGCCCGCCCATGTGCAGGCCGTGCGCGAACGCGGGCTGCGCCTGCAGACAGCCGTGCTGGATGTGCAGGTGCCGCTGGCGGCCAGCACCGAGGCCAGCGCGGTGCAGGGGGCCGACGTGGTGCTGTTCTGCGTCAAGTCCTCGGACTCGGAGGACGCCGCGCGCGGGATGCGCCCGCACCTGGCGCCCGGCGCGCTGGTGCTGACCCTGCAGAACGGCGTGGACAACGACGAGCGCGTGCGCGCCGTGCTCGGCGCCAACACCACCGTGGCCGCCGCCGTGGTGTACGTCGCCACCGCCATGGGCGGCCCGGGGCATGTGGTGCACCATGGCCGGGGCGAGCTGGTGATTGCGCCATCGCCACGCAGCGGCGAGGCCGCCCGCCAGCTCACGGCGGCGGGCATCCCCACCCAGGTGTCAGACAACGTGCGCGGTGCGCTGTGGGCCAAGCTGGTGCTCAACAGCGCGTACAACGCGCTCTCGGCCCTGTCGCAACAGCCTTATGGCCCGCTGGTGCAGGTGCCCGGCGTGACGCAGGTGATCACCGACATCGTGGCCGAATGCCTGGCGGTGGCAGCTGCGGACGGAGTGACGATTGCGGGCGACGTGCAGGCCGCCGTGCGCGGCATCGCTGCCACCATGCCCGGCCAGTTCTCGTCCACCGCACAGGACCTGGCGCGGGGCAAGCCCACCGAGATCGACCATCTGAACGGCTACGTCGTCAGGCGCGGGGCCGCCCTGGGCGTGCCCACGCCTCTCAACCACGCTTTGCTGGTCCTCGTGAAATTGGCGGAGATGAAGGGCGCTGCGGGCTGA
- the metE gene encoding 5-methyltetrahydropteroyltriglutamate--homocysteine S-methyltransferase yields the protein MSLATQSSSRPVLTHTLGFPRMGAQRELKFALESFWRGDSTEAELQATAAQLRQLHWQAQADAGLGCVTVGDFALYDHVANHIQLLGCEPARFGFDAHTPELARYFAMARGVSAHAAEDHQGCSAGCTAKHTTAGQPALEMTKWFDTNYHYLVPEFSAHTQFRLASERLFAEVAEAQALGHRVKAVLLGPLSLLWLGKSKTAGFDRFSLLESLLPVYETMLARLKAQGVEWVQIDEPILGLDLPDAWRHAFEPSYWQLARSAPKLLLATYFSPLAENLRLACQLPVAGLHVDAVRSPDELVGVADWLPSHKVLSVGIVDGRNIWRTDLDAALAKLRPVADKHQGELWLAPSCSLLHVPFSLEAETQLDAEVKSWLAFAVEKLDELRVLAAALSQGEVAVDDELHAARIALAARRASPRVHRATVAARLAAAAPGADQRHDAFPARQKAQRARLKLPLLPTTTIGSFPQTAEIRAARAAFKRGALDAAHYQQKMQAEIALAVRKQEALGIDVLVHGEAERNDMVEYFGEQLDGFAFTANGWVQSYGSRCVKPPIIYGDVTRPTPMTVAWTQYAQSLTDRPMKGMLTGPITILQWSFVRDDQPRATTADQIAWAIRDEVCDLEAAGIAIIQIDEPAIREGLPLRRAGWKSYLERATRAFRISASGVRNDTQIHTHMCYSEFNDILPAIAAMDADVITIETSRSDMELLQGFGDFKYPNEIGPGVYDIHSPRVPGVQEMAALLEKAAEVVPVEHLWVNPDCGLKTRGWPETEAALRHMVQAAQEVRERLLEEAALA from the coding sequence ATGTCGCTCGCCACCCAATCCTCCTCTCGCCCTGTGCTCACGCACACACTGGGTTTTCCGCGCATGGGGGCGCAGCGCGAACTGAAATTCGCGCTCGAGTCCTTCTGGCGCGGCGACAGTACCGAGGCCGAGCTGCAGGCCACCGCCGCCCAATTGCGCCAGTTGCATTGGCAGGCGCAGGCCGATGCGGGCCTGGGTTGTGTGACGGTGGGCGACTTTGCGCTGTACGACCACGTGGCCAACCACATCCAGCTGCTGGGCTGCGAGCCTGCGCGCTTTGGCTTTGACGCACACACCCCCGAGCTGGCGCGCTACTTTGCGATGGCGCGGGGCGTGTCGGCCCACGCTGCCGAAGACCATCAGGGCTGCAGCGCCGGTTGCACCGCAAAGCACACCACCGCAGGCCAGCCCGCTCTGGAGATGACCAAGTGGTTTGACACCAACTACCACTACCTCGTGCCCGAGTTCAGCGCCCACACCCAGTTCCGCCTGGCCAGCGAGCGCCTGTTCGCCGAAGTGGCCGAGGCCCAGGCGCTGGGCCACCGCGTCAAGGCCGTGCTGCTGGGGCCCCTGAGCCTTTTGTGGCTGGGCAAATCCAAAACGGCGGGTTTTGACCGCTTCAGCCTGCTGGAGTCATTGCTGCCGGTGTACGAAACCATGCTGGCGCGCCTGAAGGCCCAGGGCGTGGAATGGGTGCAGATCGACGAACCCATCCTGGGCCTGGACCTGCCCGATGCGTGGCGCCATGCCTTTGAGCCCAGCTACTGGCAACTGGCGCGCAGCGCGCCCAAGCTGCTGCTGGCCACCTACTTCTCGCCGCTGGCCGAAAACCTGCGCCTGGCCTGCCAGCTGCCCGTGGCCGGCCTGCATGTGGACGCCGTGCGCTCCCCCGACGAGCTGGTGGGCGTGGCGGACTGGCTGCCCTCGCACAAGGTGCTGTCCGTGGGCATCGTGGACGGCCGCAACATCTGGCGCACCGACCTCGATGCCGCTCTGGCCAAGCTGCGCCCCGTGGCCGACAAGCACCAGGGCGAGCTGTGGCTGGCACCGTCGTGCTCTCTGCTGCATGTGCCGTTCAGCTTAGAGGCCGAAACGCAGCTGGATGCCGAAGTGAAATCCTGGCTGGCGTTTGCCGTCGAAAAGCTCGACGAGCTGCGTGTGCTTGCCGCCGCCTTGTCGCAAGGCGAGGTTGCGGTGGACGATGAATTGCACGCCGCCCGCATCGCCCTGGCCGCCCGCCGCGCCAGCCCCCGCGTTCACCGTGCCACCGTGGCCGCCCGCCTGGCCGCCGCTGCGCCGGGGGCCGACCAGCGCCACGACGCCTTTCCCGCCAGGCAAAAGGCACAGCGCGCACGCCTGAAGCTGCCGCTGCTGCCCACCACCACGATTGGCTCGTTCCCGCAGACGGCGGAGATCCGCGCAGCCCGTGCCGCCTTCAAGCGCGGGGCACTGGATGCGGCCCACTACCAACAAAAGATGCAAGCGGAAATTGCCCTGGCCGTGCGCAAGCAGGAAGCCCTGGGCATCGACGTGCTGGTGCATGGCGAGGCAGAGCGCAATGACATGGTCGAATACTTTGGCGAGCAGCTCGACGGCTTTGCCTTCACCGCCAACGGCTGGGTGCAAAGCTATGGCTCACGCTGCGTGAAGCCGCCCATCATCTACGGCGACGTGACCCGCCCCACGCCCATGACCGTGGCCTGGACGCAGTACGCGCAGAGCCTGACCGACCGCCCCATGAAGGGCATGCTCACCGGACCCATCACCATCCTGCAGTGGAGCTTCGTGCGCGACGACCAGCCGCGCGCCACCACGGCCGACCAGATCGCCTGGGCCATCCGCGACGAGGTGTGTGATCTGGAAGCCGCCGGCATCGCCATCATCCAGATCGACGAGCCCGCCATCCGCGAGGGCCTGCCGCTGCGCCGCGCCGGGTGGAAGAGCTATCTGGAGCGCGCCACACGCGCGTTCCGCATCAGTGCCAGCGGCGTGCGCAACGACACCCAGATCCACACCCACATGTGCTACAGCGAGTTCAACGACATCCTGCCCGCCATCGCGGCCATGGATGCCGATGTGATCACGATTGAGACGAGCCGGTCGGACATGGAGCTGCTCCAAGGTTTTGGCGACTTCAAATATCCGAACGAGATCGGCCCCGGCGTGTACGACATCCACTCGCCCCGCGTGCCCGGCGTGCAGGAGATGGCCGCACTGCTGGAGAAGGCCGCCGAGGTGGTGCCCGTGGAGCACCTCTGGGTGAACCCCGACTGCGGCCTGAAAACCCGGGGCTGGCCCGAGACCGAAGCCGCGCTGCGCCACATGGTGCAGGCGGCGCAGGAAGTGCGCGAGCGGCTGCTGGAGGAAGCGGCCCTGGCATGA
- a CDS encoding Pr6Pr family membrane protein yields MNPSPPPSAHAARPTPAERRATFSLALLVWFAVLLQLVLSLRLALAGGQSALQGLVAYLGYFTVLTNILVALVLTLPAVAAASSWGRFFARAPVQACAAISIVLVGLAYHFLLRNIWDPQGWQWLADVLLHYAVPVLFGLYWLGAAPGKRGLRWWVPLAACAYPLAYFAYALVRGVWLGSYPYPFIDVNALGYATVLRNAAGLLGGFVLVGFLFLGAGRWAERVLRGA; encoded by the coding sequence TTGAATCCTTCGCCACCCCCGTCTGCGCACGCCGCGCGCCCCACCCCGGCCGAAAGGCGGGCCACCTTTTCCCTTGCACTGCTTGTCTGGTTTGCCGTGCTGCTCCAGCTGGTGCTTTCCCTGCGGCTTGCATTGGCCGGCGGCCAGTCCGCCCTGCAGGGCCTGGTGGCCTATCTGGGGTACTTCACCGTGCTCACGAACATCCTGGTGGCCTTGGTGCTGACCTTGCCGGCGGTGGCCGCAGCCTCCTCCTGGGGGCGGTTCTTCGCGCGCGCGCCGGTGCAGGCGTGTGCCGCCATCAGCATTGTTCTGGTGGGCCTGGCTTACCACTTCCTGCTGCGCAACATCTGGGATCCCCAGGGCTGGCAGTGGCTGGCCGATGTGCTGCTGCACTACGCGGTACCCGTGCTGTTCGGCCTGTACTGGCTGGGGGCCGCGCCCGGCAAGCGCGGGTTGCGGTGGTGGGTGCCGCTCGCAGCCTGCGCCTACCCGCTGGCGTACTTTGCCTATGCGCTGGTGCGCGGCGTGTGGCTGGGCAGCTACCCGTATCCGTTCATCGATGTGAACGCCCTGGGGTATGCCACGGTGCTGCGCAATGCGGCTGGCCTGCTGGGCGGCTTCGTGCTGGTGGGTTTCCTCTTCCTGGGGGCGGGCAGGTGGGCGGAGCGCGTGCTGCGCGGCGCATGA